The Elephas maximus indicus isolate mEleMax1 chromosome 19, mEleMax1 primary haplotype, whole genome shotgun sequence genome contains a region encoding:
- the PEX12 gene encoding peroxisome assembly protein 12: MAEHGAHITTASVVDDQPSIFEVVAQDSLMTAVRPALQHVVKVLAESNPAHYGFFWRWFDEIFTLLDLLLQQHYLSKTSASFSENFYGLKRVVMGDTHKFQRLASAGLPKKQLWKSIMFLVLLPYLKVKLEKLVSSLREEDEYSIHPPSSHRKRFYRAFLAAYPFVNMAWEGWFLVQQLRYILGKAQHHSPLLRLAGVRLGRLTVQDIQALEHKPFEASMKQPPASVSETIKSTLKKAVGGVALSLSTGLSVGVFFLQFLEWWYSSENQETIKSLTALPTPPPPVHLDYNSDSPLLPKMKTVCPLCRKTRVNDTVLATSGYVFCYRCVFSYVRSHQACPITGYPTEVQHLIKLYSPEN, encoded by the exons ATGGCTGAGCATGGGGCTCACATCACAACTGCTTCTGTGGTGGATGACCAGCCATCCATCTTTGAGGTGGTAGCACAGGACAGTTTAATGACAGCAGTGAGACCCGCCCTTCAGCATGTGGTCAAG GTTCTTGCAGAATCAAATCCTGCCCACTATGGCTTCTTTTGGAGGTGGTTTGATGAAATCTTTACTCTGCTAGATCTTCTCCTTCAGCAGCATTACTTGTCTAAAACTAGTGCCTCGTTTTCTGAAAACTTTTATGGCTTAAAGCGGGTTGTAATGGGGGACACACACAAGTTTCAGAGATTGGCCAGCGCAGGTCTCCCAAAGAAGCAGCTTTGGAAATCTATTATGTTCCTGGTTCTTCTTCCCTATCTGAAAGTGAAGCTGGAGAAGCTGGTTTCTAGCCTGAGAGAAGAGGATGAATATTCTATTCATCCCCCTTCTTCCCACCGGAAACGATTTTACCGAGCCTTCCTGGCAGCCTACCCATTTGTCAACATGGCCTGGGAAGGCTGGTTTCTTGTACAGCAACTTCGATACATCCTAGGAAAGGCTCAGCATCACTCACCACTGCTGAGGCTGGCTGGAGTTCGGTTAGGTCGACTGACAGTTCAGGATATACAAGCActggagcacaaaccatttgaagCCAGCATGAAGCAACCACCAGCCAG TGTTAGTGAGACGATAAAGTCAACTCTGAAGAAAGCTGTGGGAGGTGTTGCCTTATCCCTCTCTACTGGCCTTTCTGTAGGTGTATTCTTTCTGCAGTTCCTTGAATGGTGGTACTCATCTGAAAATCAAGAAACCATCAAATCATTGACTGCCCTGCCTACTCCACCACCACCTGTACACCTGGACTACAACTCTGATTCTCCCCTACTACCCAAAATGAAGACTGTGTGCCCGCTGTGTCGTAAAACCCGGGTGAACGACACCGTTCTTGCCACTTCTGGCTATGTGTTTTGTTATCGCTGTGTGTTTAGTTATGTGAGGAGTCACCAAGCTTGTCCCATTACAGGGTATCCCACAGAAGTGCAACATCTGATTAAATTGTACTCCCCTGAGAACTGA